From Budorcas taxicolor isolate Tak-1 chromosome 19, Takin1.1, whole genome shotgun sequence, the proteins below share one genomic window:
- the PPY gene encoding pancreatic prohormone yields MAAAHRCLFLLLLSTCVALLLQPPLGALGASLEPEDPGDNATPEQMAQYAAELRRYINMLTRPRYGKRDKEGTLDFLECGSPHSAVPREISTMDS; encoded by the exons TCCTGCTCCTTCTGTCCACGTGCGTGGCTCTGTTGCTGCAGCCACCCctgggggccctgggagcctcGCTGGAGCCAGAGGATCCGGGGGACAATGCCACGCCAGAGCAAATGGCCCAGTATGCGGCTGAGCTCCGCAGATACATCAACATGCTGACCAGGCCCAG GTAtgggaaaagagacaaagaaggcacGCTGGACTTCTTGGAGTGTGGGTCTCCCCACTCAGCGGTCCCCAG GGAGATCAGTACAATGGACTCATAA